In a genomic window of Streptomyces sp. NBC_01231:
- a CDS encoding NAD(P)H-dependent oxidoreductase subunit E, with protein sequence MDLHFGDSKPTDEERAAVDALLGPPDSSWEGADRDEMRAADLRWARGGRAARDRRDQLLPGLHAINDRIGWISEGALDYLCRRLTVPPAQAYGVATFYAMFSVKPRPATVLHVCTDLACAAAGASELCAGIESRLGLGSGVSVERGPCLGLCERAPAALAIRAGDPVRTAVSAPATVEQAVLAASAPDSAPEEPAAAMAVPQAGDPALTLLRRVGVVDPSSLDDYRAHGGYTALRRAFELGPAGVIREVTDSGLVGRGGAAFPTGRKWQATASQPDHPHYLVCNADESEPGTFKDRVLMEGDPYALVEAMTIAGYATGAHQGYLYLRGEYPRAIRRMRHALDQARARGLLGDDVLGQGYAFDIEIRRGAGAYICGEETALFNSIEGHRGEPRSKPPFPVEKGLFGKPTVENNVETLVNVLPVLMMGAPAYAAIGTERSTGPKLFCVSGTVERPGIYELPFGATLGELLELAGVRAGLRAVLLGGAAGGFVRPDELDIPLTFEGTREAGTTLGSGVVMAFDDTVPLPRLLLRIAEFFRDESCGQCVPCRVGTVRQEEALHRIADRAGAAAADDIALLREVGRAMRDASICGLGQTAWNAVESAIDRLGAYE encoded by the coding sequence GTGGACCTGCACTTCGGTGACAGCAAACCGACGGACGAGGAGAGGGCGGCGGTCGACGCGCTGCTGGGCCCGCCCGACTCCTCCTGGGAGGGCGCCGACCGCGACGAGATGAGGGCCGCCGACCTGAGGTGGGCCCGGGGCGGCCGCGCGGCACGGGACCGCCGCGACCAGCTGTTGCCGGGGCTGCACGCGATCAACGACCGGATCGGCTGGATCAGCGAGGGCGCCCTGGACTATCTGTGCCGACGGCTGACGGTGCCGCCGGCACAGGCGTACGGGGTGGCCACGTTCTACGCGATGTTCTCCGTCAAGCCCAGGCCGGCGACGGTGCTCCATGTCTGCACGGACCTCGCGTGCGCGGCGGCCGGGGCGTCCGAGCTGTGCGCCGGGATCGAGTCCCGGCTGGGTCTCGGCAGCGGTGTCTCCGTGGAGCGCGGCCCGTGCCTGGGCCTGTGCGAACGGGCTCCGGCGGCGCTCGCGATCAGGGCCGGCGATCCGGTGCGTACGGCGGTCTCGGCGCCGGCGACCGTGGAGCAGGCCGTCCTCGCCGCGAGCGCACCCGACTCGGCACCCGAGGAGCCGGCGGCGGCGATGGCGGTGCCGCAGGCGGGCGATCCGGCGCTGACGCTGCTGCGGCGCGTCGGCGTCGTGGATCCGTCGTCACTCGACGACTACCGCGCCCACGGCGGCTACACCGCGCTGCGCCGGGCCTTCGAGCTGGGTCCCGCCGGCGTGATCCGCGAGGTGACCGACTCCGGCCTGGTCGGACGTGGTGGCGCCGCCTTCCCCACCGGCCGCAAATGGCAGGCGACGGCGTCCCAGCCCGACCACCCGCACTACCTGGTGTGCAACGCCGACGAGTCCGAGCCGGGCACCTTCAAGGACCGGGTGCTCATGGAGGGCGATCCGTACGCCCTGGTGGAGGCGATGACGATCGCGGGGTACGCGACCGGCGCGCACCAGGGCTACCTCTACCTCCGCGGTGAGTACCCGCGGGCGATCCGCCGGATGCGGCACGCCCTCGACCAGGCGCGCGCCCGTGGTCTGCTCGGCGACGACGTCCTCGGCCAGGGCTACGCCTTCGACATCGAGATCCGGCGCGGCGCGGGCGCGTACATCTGCGGTGAGGAGACCGCCCTGTTCAACTCGATCGAGGGCCACCGGGGCGAGCCGCGCTCGAAGCCGCCCTTCCCCGTCGAGAAGGGCCTGTTCGGCAAACCCACGGTCGAGAACAACGTCGAGACGCTGGTCAACGTGCTGCCGGTCCTCATGATGGGCGCCCCGGCGTACGCGGCGATCGGCACGGAGCGTTCCACCGGGCCGAAGTTGTTCTGCGTGTCGGGCACTGTGGAGCGGCCCGGGATCTACGAGCTGCCCTTCGGTGCGACGCTGGGCGAGCTGCTGGAGCTGGCCGGGGTGCGCGCGGGGCTGCGGGCGGTGCTGCTCGGCGGGGCGGCCGGCGGCTTCGTACGGCCGGACGAACTGGACATACCGCTCACCTTCGAAGGCACCCGGGAAGCGGGCACCACCCTCGGTTCGGGGGTGGTGATGGCCTTCGACGACACGGTCCCGCTACCCCGTCTACTGCTCCGCATCGCCGAGTTCTTCCGGGACGAGTCGTGCGGGCAGTGCGTGCCGTGCCGGGTCGGGACCGTGCGGCAGGAGGAGGCGCTGCACCGGATCGCGGACCGCGCAGGCGCCGCCGCCGCCGATGACATCGCCCTGCTCAGAGAGGTGGGCCGCGCGATGCGCGACGCCTCCATCTGCGGTCTGGGGCAGACCGCGTGGAACGCCGTGGAATCCGCCATCGACCGTCTGGGGGCGTACGAATGA
- a CDS encoding molybdopterin-dependent oxidoreductase has translation MRKRDRTPKTYTRLTHPLVRDSRDEPFRQASWEEALDRAARGIEAARGAFGMFSCARATNEMNYVAQKFARVVMGTNNVDSCNRTCHAPSVAGLSAAFGSGGGTSSYEEIEHTDIIVMWGSNARFAHPIFFQHVLKGVHNGARMYAVDPRRTSTAEWAESWLGLNVGTDIPMAHAIGREIIHAGLANEAFIERATSGFEEYEALVEPWTLSLAEKVTGVPARAIRELAHAYARAERAQLCWTLGITEHHNGTDNVRALINLCLLTGHVGRYGSGLQPLRGQNNVQGGGDMGAIPNRLPGFQDILDPGTRLKFESAWDTVIQPHYGMNLTEMFEAMEEGTLRAVYCVGENPAQSEADSEQAVRRMRQLDFLIVQDIFLTKTAELADVVLPATAGWAETDGTTTNSERRVQRVRRAVTPPGEAREDIDIICELAARLGHEWKYADSEAVWNELRSVSPDHYGMTYDRLAEHQGIQWPCPDTERIEPTYLHGRLWESDPAKRGRPAPFGLVQHDPPVDLTDEEYPIRLTTGRRLDSYNTGVQSGSFASPLRRGEFVELCPEDAERYGVVVGEEVRVSSRRGAVVAPVWIDTALRPGLAFMTMHFPDEVDTNQLTIEANCPIAGTAEFKASAIRIEKLPVVTYVR, from the coding sequence ATGAGGAAACGCGACCGAACACCGAAGACCTACACCCGGCTCACCCACCCCCTGGTCCGGGACTCGCGCGACGAGCCGTTCCGGCAGGCGAGTTGGGAGGAGGCCCTGGACCGGGCGGCGCGGGGCATCGAGGCGGCGCGCGGCGCGTTCGGGATGTTCTCCTGCGCCCGCGCCACCAACGAGATGAACTACGTGGCGCAGAAGTTCGCCCGCGTCGTGATGGGCACCAACAACGTCGACTCCTGCAACCGGACCTGTCACGCCCCGAGCGTCGCCGGTCTGTCCGCCGCCTTCGGATCGGGCGGCGGGACGTCCTCCTACGAGGAGATCGAGCACACCGACATCATCGTGATGTGGGGCTCCAACGCCCGCTTCGCGCATCCGATCTTCTTCCAGCACGTGCTGAAGGGCGTCCACAACGGCGCCCGCATGTACGCGGTCGACCCACGCCGGACGTCCACCGCCGAGTGGGCGGAGAGCTGGCTCGGCCTGAACGTCGGCACGGACATCCCGATGGCGCACGCGATCGGCCGCGAGATCATCCACGCGGGCCTGGCGAACGAGGCGTTCATCGAGCGGGCGACCTCCGGCTTCGAGGAGTACGAGGCGTTGGTCGAGCCGTGGACGCTGTCGCTCGCCGAGAAGGTGACCGGCGTACCGGCGCGTGCCATCCGCGAGTTGGCGCACGCCTACGCCCGCGCCGAACGCGCCCAGCTGTGCTGGACCCTCGGCATCACCGAGCACCACAACGGCACCGACAACGTCCGCGCGCTGATCAACCTCTGCCTGCTGACCGGGCACGTCGGCCGGTACGGCTCGGGGTTGCAGCCCCTGCGCGGGCAGAACAACGTGCAGGGCGGCGGCGACATGGGCGCCATCCCCAACCGTCTCCCCGGCTTCCAGGACATCCTCGACCCCGGCACCCGGCTGAAATTCGAGTCGGCGTGGGACACGGTCATCCAGCCCCACTACGGCATGAACCTGACCGAGATGTTCGAGGCGATGGAGGAGGGCACGCTCAGGGCGGTCTACTGCGTCGGCGAGAACCCGGCACAGTCGGAGGCGGACAGCGAGCAGGCCGTACGGCGCATGAGGCAGCTGGACTTCCTCATCGTGCAGGACATCTTCCTCACGAAAACGGCCGAGTTGGCGGACGTGGTCCTGCCGGCCACCGCGGGATGGGCCGAGACCGACGGCACCACCACCAACAGCGAGCGGCGTGTTCAGCGGGTCCGCCGGGCGGTCACCCCGCCCGGCGAGGCGCGCGAGGACATCGACATCATCTGCGAGCTGGCGGCGCGGCTCGGCCACGAGTGGAAGTACGCCGACTCCGAGGCCGTCTGGAACGAGCTGCGCTCGGTCTCCCCGGACCACTACGGGATGACCTACGACCGTCTGGCCGAGCACCAGGGCATCCAGTGGCCCTGCCCCGACACCGAAAGGATCGAACCGACGTATCTGCACGGCCGGTTGTGGGAGTCCGACCCGGCGAAACGCGGCCGGCCAGCCCCCTTCGGGCTCGTCCAGCACGATCCGCCGGTCGATCTCACCGACGAGGAGTACCCGATCCGGCTGACCACCGGCCGACGGCTCGACTCGTACAACACCGGTGTCCAGAGCGGGAGTTTCGCGTCCCCGCTCAGGCGCGGCGAGTTCGTCGAGCTGTGCCCCGAGGACGCCGAACGGTACGGGGTCGTCGTCGGTGAGGAGGTGCGGGTCAGCTCGCGGCGCGGCGCGGTCGTCGCGCCGGTGTGGATCGACACCGCCCTGCGGCCCGGGCTGGCCTTCATGACCATGCATTTTCCCGACGAGGTGGACACCAACCAGCTGACCATCGAGGCCAATTGCCCGATCGCGGGGACGGCGGAGTTCAAGGCGTCGGCGATCCGCATCGAGAAGCTTCCGGTCGTGACCTACGTGAGGTGA
- a CDS encoding 2-dehydropantoate 2-reductase has product MKVAVLGAGAIGAYVGAALHRAGADVHLVARGPHLAAMRQHGVQVLSPRGDFTARAHATDDPAEIGPVDFVFLGLKANSYAACGPLIEPLLDDSTAVVAAQNGIPWWYFHRHGGPHDGHRVESVDPNGAVSAVLAPERAIGCVVYAATELEGPGVVRHLEGTRFSVGEPDRSISARCLAFSEAMRAGGLKCPVEPDVRNDIWLKLLGNISFNPISALARATMRQMCLHGGTRKVIEIMMAETLSVAEALGCEVGVSIERRLAGAERVGDHRTSTLQDLERGKPLELDVLLAAVVELAEITGVQVPTLRTVHAISDLLALRSAA; this is encoded by the coding sequence ATGAAAGTCGCAGTACTCGGCGCCGGAGCCATCGGCGCCTATGTCGGTGCCGCGCTCCACCGCGCGGGCGCCGACGTGCATCTCGTCGCCCGTGGACCGCATCTGGCGGCCATGAGGCAGCACGGAGTACAAGTGCTCAGCCCGCGCGGCGACTTCACCGCTCGCGCCCACGCCACCGACGACCCGGCCGAGATCGGCCCCGTCGACTTCGTCTTCCTCGGCCTGAAGGCCAACTCGTACGCGGCGTGCGGGCCGCTGATCGAGCCTCTCCTCGACGACTCCACCGCGGTGGTCGCCGCTCAGAACGGCATCCCCTGGTGGTACTTCCACCGGCACGGCGGCCCCCACGACGGCCACCGCGTCGAGAGCGTGGACCCGAACGGCGCGGTCAGTGCGGTGCTCGCGCCCGAACGGGCCATCGGCTGCGTGGTCTACGCGGCGACCGAGCTCGAAGGGCCGGGTGTCGTACGGCACTTGGAAGGGACCCGGTTCTCGGTCGGCGAGCCCGACCGGAGCATCTCGGCACGCTGTCTGGCCTTCAGCGAGGCCATGCGGGCCGGCGGTCTGAAGTGCCCGGTCGAGCCAGATGTGCGCAACGACATCTGGCTCAAGCTGCTCGGCAACATCTCCTTCAACCCGATCAGCGCGCTGGCCCGCGCCACCATGCGGCAGATGTGCCTGCACGGCGGCACCCGAAAGGTCATCGAGATCATGATGGCCGAGACGCTCTCGGTCGCCGAGGCCCTCGGCTGCGAGGTCGGTGTCTCCATCGAGCGCCGTCTCGCGGGCGCCGAACGGGTCGGCGACCACCGCACCTCCACGCTCCAGGACCTGGAGCGCGGCAAGCCGCTGGAACTCGACGTGCTGCTCGCGGCCGTCGTCGAACTGGCGGAGATCACCGGCGTCCAGGTGCCCACCCTGCGCACCGTGCACGCCATCTCGGACCTGCTCGCGCTGAGGAGCGCCGCATGA
- a CDS encoding OFA family MFS transporter codes for MSPPVAPPGWSRWLVPPAALSVHLSIGQAYAWSVFKPPLESTLGLSGTQSALPFQLGIVMLGLSAAFGGTLVERNGPRWAMTVALICFSSGFLLSALGAATEQYWLIVLGYGFVGGIGLGIGYISPVSTLIKWFPDRPGMATGIAIMGFGGGALIASPWSAQMLESFGSDSSGIALAFLVHGLTYAVFMTLGVLLVRVPRSEKPVEGAPSVLAGPQVSARSAVRTPQFWCLWVVLCMNVTAGIGILEKAAPMITDFFADTSTPVTVSAAAGFVALLSAANMAGRIGWSSTSDLIGRKNIYRVYLGAGAVMYALIALFGDSSKPLFILCALVILSFYGGGFATVPAYLKDLFGTYQVGAIHGRLLTAWSTAGVLGPLIVNWIADRQEEAGKHGSSLYGLSFVIMIGLLVVGFVANELVRPVHVRHHFPAPRQEAADVQRQQSESA; via the coding sequence ATGAGTCCCCCAGTCGCACCCCCGGGGTGGAGCCGGTGGCTGGTTCCGCCTGCCGCCCTGTCGGTCCACCTCTCCATCGGCCAGGCCTACGCCTGGAGCGTGTTCAAACCGCCCCTCGAATCCACCCTCGGCCTCAGCGGCACGCAGAGCGCGCTGCCCTTCCAGCTCGGCATCGTCATGCTGGGCCTGTCGGCCGCGTTCGGCGGCACGCTCGTGGAGCGCAACGGGCCGCGCTGGGCGATGACCGTGGCGCTGATCTGTTTCTCGTCCGGCTTCCTGCTCTCCGCCCTCGGCGCGGCCACCGAGCAGTACTGGCTGATCGTCCTCGGCTACGGGTTCGTCGGCGGCATCGGCCTCGGCATCGGCTACATATCGCCGGTCTCGACGCTGATCAAGTGGTTCCCGGACCGGCCCGGCATGGCGACCGGCATCGCCATCATGGGGTTCGGCGGCGGCGCGCTCATCGCCTCGCCGTGGTCGGCCCAGATGCTGGAGTCCTTCGGCAGCGACAGCTCGGGCATCGCGCTCGCGTTCCTCGTCCACGGGCTCACGTACGCCGTGTTCATGACCCTGGGCGTGCTGCTGGTGCGGGTGCCGCGTTCCGAGAAGCCGGTCGAGGGGGCGCCGAGCGTCCTCGCGGGCCCGCAGGTCTCGGCCCGCAGCGCCGTGCGCACCCCGCAGTTCTGGTGCCTGTGGGTCGTGCTCTGCATGAACGTCACCGCCGGCATCGGCATCCTGGAGAAGGCCGCGCCGATGATCACGGACTTCTTCGCGGACACGTCGACCCCGGTCACGGTGTCGGCCGCGGCCGGCTTCGTCGCCCTGCTGTCGGCGGCCAACATGGCCGGCCGGATCGGCTGGTCGTCCACCTCCGACCTGATCGGCCGCAAGAACATCTACCGCGTCTACCTGGGCGCGGGCGCCGTGATGTACGCGCTGATAGCGCTGTTCGGCGACTCGTCCAAACCGCTGTTCATCCTGTGCGCGCTGGTGATCCTGTCCTTCTACGGCGGTGGGTTCGCCACCGTCCCCGCCTATCTGAAGGACCTCTTCGGGACCTACCAGGTCGGCGCGATCCACGGCCGGCTGCTCACCGCCTGGTCCACCGCCGGAGTCCTCGGGCCGCTGATCGTGAACTGGATCGCCGACCGGCAGGAGGAGGCGGGCAAACACGGCTCGTCGCTGTACGGTCTGTCCTTCGTCATCATGATCGGCCTGCTCGTCGTCGGTTTCGTGGCCAACGAACTCGTCCGGCCCGTCCATGTCCGTCACCACTTCCCCGCGCCGAGGCAGGAGGCCGCCGATGTCCAGCGACAGCAGTCAGAGTCCGCCTGA
- a CDS encoding ketoacyl-ACP synthase III, whose product MNGSRITAVGHYQPAKVLTNEDLAGMVDTSDEWIRSRVGIRTRRIAGPDEPVDELAAHAAAKALATAGFTPGDIDLILVATSTAIDRSPNMAARVAARLGIPSPAAMDINVVCAGFTHALATADHTVRAGAATRALVIGADKMSDVADWTDRTTCVLVGDGAGAAVVEAAAPGTEPGIGPVLWGSVPEMGNAVRIEGQPARFAQEGQSVYRWATTRLPPIARQACERAGLAPADLAAVVLHQANLRIIEPLAEKIGAVNAVVARDVTESGNTSAASIPLAFSKLVEQGAISAGDPVLLFGFGGNLSYAGQVVRCP is encoded by the coding sequence ATGAACGGCTCGCGCATCACCGCCGTCGGTCACTACCAGCCCGCCAAGGTGCTCACCAACGAGGACCTGGCGGGCATGGTCGACACCAGCGACGAGTGGATCAGGAGCCGGGTCGGTATCCGCACGCGCCGCATCGCCGGTCCCGACGAACCCGTCGACGAGCTGGCCGCCCACGCCGCCGCCAAGGCGCTCGCGACGGCAGGCTTCACCCCCGGCGACATCGACCTGATCCTCGTCGCCACCTCCACCGCCATCGACCGCTCCCCGAACATGGCCGCCCGTGTCGCCGCCCGGCTCGGCATCCCCTCGCCCGCCGCGATGGACATCAACGTCGTCTGCGCCGGTTTCACGCACGCGCTGGCAACCGCCGACCACACCGTCCGCGCGGGGGCGGCGACCCGCGCGCTCGTCATCGGCGCCGACAAGATGTCCGACGTGGCCGACTGGACCGACCGCACCACCTGCGTGCTCGTCGGCGACGGTGCGGGGGCCGCCGTCGTGGAGGCGGCGGCACCGGGGACGGAGCCCGGGATCGGTCCCGTGCTGTGGGGGTCGGTACCCGAGATGGGGAACGCGGTGCGGATCGAGGGGCAGCCCGCGCGGTTCGCCCAGGAGGGGCAGAGCGTCTACCGGTGGGCCACCACCCGGCTGCCGCCCATCGCCCGCCAGGCCTGCGAGCGGGCCGGACTCGCCCCCGCCGACCTCGCCGCGGTCGTCCTCCACCAGGCGAACCTGCGCATCATCGAACCCCTCGCCGAGAAGATCGGCGCTGTGAACGCCGTGGTCGCCCGCGATGTCACCGAATCCGGCAACACGTCGGCCGCGAGCATCCCGCTCGCGTTCTCCAAGCTGGTGGAGCAGGGAGCGATCTCCGCTGGGGACCCCGTGCTGCTCTTCGGCTTCGGCGGGAACCTGTCGTACGCCGGGCAGGTCGTGCGCTGCCCCTGA
- a CDS encoding GntR family transcriptional regulator, which yields MLSTGLPQGAVPKLERPGPLRDRVYEALLELITTRALQPGQHLVESELAGHLGVSRQPVREALQRLNTEGWVDLRPAQGAFVHEPTEDEADQLLTVRTLLEAEAARLAAANADSAGVAALEELCAEGERAVAADDVDGAVAMNARFHATIMELAGNAVLAELAAQVDRRVRWYYTPVARQRGRESWIEHRNLIAAIAERDGQRATELMREHTEHTRRSYHARQRA from the coding sequence ATGCTGTCGACAGGACTGCCGCAGGGTGCAGTGCCCAAGCTCGAACGACCCGGCCCGCTGCGCGACCGTGTCTACGAGGCGCTGCTCGAACTCATCACCACCCGTGCACTGCAGCCCGGCCAGCATCTCGTCGAGAGCGAACTCGCCGGCCACCTCGGGGTCTCCCGGCAACCGGTGCGGGAGGCGCTGCAGCGGCTGAACACCGAGGGCTGGGTCGATCTGCGGCCCGCCCAGGGCGCCTTCGTGCACGAGCCCACCGAGGACGAGGCCGACCAACTCCTCACCGTACGCACGCTGTTGGAGGCCGAGGCCGCCCGGCTCGCGGCGGCGAACGCGGACAGCGCCGGCGTCGCCGCCCTGGAGGAACTGTGCGCCGAGGGCGAGCGGGCGGTCGCCGCGGACGACGTGGACGGCGCGGTCGCCATGAACGCCCGCTTCCACGCCACGATCATGGAGCTCGCCGGCAACGCGGTACTCGCCGAACTCGCCGCGCAGGTCGACCGCCGGGTGCGCTGGTACTACACGCCGGTCGCGCGGCAGCGCGGCAGGGAGTCATGGATCGAACACCGGAACCTGATCGCCGCGATCGCCGAGCGTGACGGGCAGCGCGCCACCGAGCTGATGCGGGAGCACACGGAGCACACGCGCCGCTCTTACCACGCGCGTCAACGGGCGTAA
- a CDS encoding transposase encodes MPFARRSRKKERHRLRPDRVPVPAPDEGGDHLDIAEVVRQLQAEGWKIDPEDLAQVSPYLTEHVRRSGEYSAHELGDEPATYDPRFDVDFTPPRGEEPAAAGYGQAA; translated from the coding sequence GTGCCCTTCGCCCGTAGGTCCAGGAAGAAGGAACGTCATCGACTTCGACCTGATCGAGTCCCGGTTCCGGCACCTGATGAGGGTGGCGATCATCTCGACATCGCCGAGGTCGTCCGTCAGCTGCAAGCCGAGGGCTGGAAGATCGACCCGGAGGACCTGGCTCAGGTCTCGCCGTACCTGACCGAGCACGTCCGACGCTCCGGCGAATACTCCGCCCATGAGCTCGGAGACGAGCCGGCCACGTACGATCCGCGGTTTGACGTCGACTTCACCCCGCCACGCGGCGAGGAACCCGCCGCTGCCGGCTACGGCCAGGCCGCCTGA
- a CDS encoding beta-lactamase family protein: protein MSKNLSWDEQGNWDAKGEWGTRDSAGRKLDLAHWQSRLDELRAKHHVPAASLAVLVDGAVHELASGVLHRGTGLEATTDSVFQMGSIAKVYTATLIMQLADSGQLDLDAPVVDVLPEFSVADPEVTRAVTTRRLLSHTSGLTCDFTYDSGRGDDCLAKYVEAAKSVALDCPPGEALSYSSIGYNVLGRIIEVVTGKVWDEALKDLLFTPLGLDHTMTLPEEALRFRAAMSHLGEPGQEPDPAPSWDLMPRSAGPYGRVIATAGDLARLARMHLAGGVAEDGTRVLSEETVALMQRRVVDSPDKWSVSADGWGLGWTLYDWNGVQGYGHDGASIGQYGYLRVVSSGVAVALLTNGGGARELYAALYRELLADLVGVTMPDAFTPPAKPPVVDFAPLVGTYRREGVVINVTERDGAGHMVYEFVDGMKDFSEPLEIDLVPVTETVFAGTGVGAAFSEDYMPVVFSTLQDGTGCVYIGMRCGPKVA, encoded by the coding sequence ATGTCGAAGAACCTGAGCTGGGACGAGCAGGGCAACTGGGACGCCAAGGGCGAGTGGGGAACCCGGGACTCGGCGGGCCGGAAACTGGACCTCGCCCACTGGCAGTCCCGGCTCGACGAGCTGCGCGCCAAGCACCACGTCCCGGCTGCGTCGCTGGCGGTCCTCGTCGACGGGGCCGTCCACGAGCTGGCCAGCGGCGTGCTCCACCGCGGAACGGGCCTGGAGGCGACGACCGACTCGGTCTTCCAAATGGGCTCGATCGCCAAGGTCTACACCGCCACCCTGATCATGCAGCTCGCCGATTCGGGCCAACTGGACCTGGACGCACCAGTCGTGGACGTACTGCCGGAGTTCTCGGTCGCCGACCCCGAGGTGACCAGGGCGGTCACCACGCGCCGGCTGCTCAGCCACACGAGCGGCCTCACCTGCGACTTCACCTATGACAGCGGGCGCGGTGACGACTGCCTCGCCAAGTACGTCGAGGCCGCGAAGAGCGTGGCGCTCGACTGCCCGCCCGGCGAGGCGCTCTCGTACAGCAGCATCGGGTACAACGTGCTCGGCCGCATCATCGAGGTGGTGACCGGCAAGGTCTGGGACGAGGCGCTGAAGGACCTGCTCTTCACCCCGCTCGGCCTTGACCACACGATGACGCTGCCCGAGGAGGCGCTGCGGTTCCGCGCGGCGATGAGCCACCTGGGTGAGCCGGGCCAGGAGCCGGACCCGGCGCCGTCCTGGGACCTGATGCCGCGCTCGGCGGGCCCGTACGGCCGGGTCATCGCCACGGCCGGGGACCTCGCGCGGCTCGCGCGGATGCACCTCGCGGGCGGAGTGGCGGAGGACGGTACCCGAGTGCTCTCCGAGGAGACCGTCGCGCTGATGCAGCGCCGGGTCGTGGACTCCCCCGACAAGTGGTCGGTCAGCGCGGACGGTTGGGGCCTGGGCTGGACCCTCTACGACTGGAACGGCGTCCAGGGCTACGGCCACGACGGCGCCTCCATCGGGCAGTACGGCTATCTGCGCGTCGTCTCGTCGGGTGTCGCGGTCGCGTTGCTCACCAACGGCGGCGGTGCGCGTGAGCTGTACGCGGCGCTCTACCGGGAACTCCTCGCCGACCTGGTCGGGGTGACGATGCCGGACGCCTTCACCCCGCCGGCCAAGCCTCCCGTGGTCGACTTCGCGCCGCTCGTCGGCACCTACCGGCGCGAGGGCGTGGTCATCAACGTGACCGAGCGGGACGGTGCGGGGCACATGGTGTATGAGTTCGTCGACGGCATGAAGGACTTCTCCGAACCCCTGGAGATCGATCTGGTGCCGGTGACGGAGACGGTCTTCGCCGGTACGGGGGTGGGCGCGGCGTTCAGCGAGGACTACATGCCCGTGGTCTTCTCCACGCTGCAGGACGGCACCGGGTGCGTGTACATCGGGATGCGCTGCGGCCCCAAGGTCGCGTAG
- a CDS encoding ROK family transcriptional regulator, with amino-acid sequence MTARPANAHQARLLKLLRDAGPNSRAQLGDQVDLSRSKLAVEVDRLLETGLVVADGLAASRGGRRSHNIRLAPGLRFLGVDIGATSVDVAVTNAELEILGHLNQPMDVREGPVAVFEQVLSMAAKLRASGLAEGFDGAGIGVPGPVRFPEGVPVAPPIMPGWDGFPVREALSQELGCPVMVDNDVNLMAMGEMHAGVARSVGDFLCVKIGTGIGCGIVAAGDVHRGTTGSAGDIGHIQAVPDGRPCACGNRGCLEAYFSGAALARDATDAAQQGRSAELATRLEANGGLTAVDVAAAAAAGDATSLDLIREGGDRVGQVIAGLVSFFNPGLVVIGGGVTGLGHTLLAAIRTQVYRQSLPLATGNLPIVLGELGPTAGVIGAARLISDHLFSPA; translated from the coding sequence ATGACGGCACGACCCGCGAACGCCCACCAGGCCCGGCTGCTGAAGCTACTGCGTGACGCCGGCCCCAACTCCCGGGCACAGCTGGGAGATCAGGTCGACCTCTCGCGCTCCAAGCTGGCCGTGGAGGTGGACCGGCTGCTGGAGACCGGCCTGGTCGTGGCCGACGGACTCGCCGCCTCGCGCGGTGGCCGCCGCTCCCACAACATCCGGCTGGCTCCGGGCCTGCGATTCCTCGGCGTGGACATCGGCGCGACCTCGGTCGACGTCGCCGTCACCAACGCCGAGCTGGAGATCCTCGGTCATCTCAACCAGCCCATGGACGTCCGTGAGGGCCCGGTCGCGGTCTTCGAGCAAGTCCTGTCCATGGCCGCGAAGTTGAGGGCGTCGGGGCTCGCGGAGGGTTTCGACGGCGCCGGAATCGGCGTCCCGGGACCGGTCCGCTTCCCCGAGGGCGTACCGGTGGCTCCGCCGATCATGCCGGGGTGGGACGGCTTCCCCGTGCGGGAGGCGCTCAGCCAGGAACTCGGCTGCCCGGTCATGGTCGACAACGACGTGAACCTGATGGCGATGGGGGAGATGCACGCGGGCGTCGCACGCTCCGTGGGCGACTTCCTCTGCGTCAAGATCGGCACCGGCATCGGCTGCGGCATCGTCGCCGCCGGTGACGTCCACCGCGGGACGACGGGCAGCGCGGGCGACATCGGGCACATCCAGGCCGTGCCCGACGGACGCCCCTGCGCCTGCGGCAACCGGGGATGCCTGGAGGCCTACTTCAGCGGGGCCGCCCTGGCCCGGGACGCCACGGACGCGGCCCAGCAGGGGCGTTCGGCGGAACTCGCGACGCGACTGGAGGCGAACGGCGGCCTCACCGCCGTCGACGTCGCCGCCGCGGCAGCCGCGGGTGACGCCACCTCGCTCGACCTGATCCGTGAGGGCGGCGACCGCGTCGGTCAGGTCATCGCGGGCCTGGTCTCCTTCTTCAACCCCGGCCTGGTGGTGATCGGCGGTGGGGTGACCGGCCTCGGCCACACCCTGCTCGCCGCGATCCGCACCCAGGTCTACCGCCAGTCACTGCCACTCGCCACCGGCAACCTGCCCATCGTGCTGGGGGAGTTGGGTCCCACCGCCGGAGTGATCGGCGCGGCCCGCCTCATCAGCGACCACCTGTTCTCACCCGCCTAG